In Pseudomonas flavescens, the sequence CCACTGAGCCCGGGATCAGTGCAGCAGCAGCCAGGCAGCAGCCACCGGAAACCGCCATCGAAGCATGCAGTGCCTGGGGCGTGAAATAACGCACCGAAATATTACCGCCTGCCTGGGGTGGGCCGACGATGCAGACCTTGGGCTGGGTTTCGCTGCGCGCCAGTTCGTCCGCCGTCATCAGCTCGCCGTCGCGGCGGCGCAGCTTCATCCGCAACCCCGCTTCGACCCACACGCGGCGCAGGTCGGCCATGAAGGCCTGGTCGTTCTGCAGGTCGGCGAGGGGCTCATGGGCGGTCTTGCCAAAATCGCTGGCCAGGGTGATGACCATCGGCACCGCCACATCCACACAGGACACCGCACGCCCGTCGATCTGTTCGACCGCCTGCCCGGTCGGCAGCAACTGCCCGGTCTTGGCGCCCACGGGATCGTGCAGAAACAGATCGACCGAGGGAAATTCGCCGCTGACACCGGGAATCGACGCACAGACCAGCGCGCCTTCGGCAGTACGTCCGATGCGCCCGGTGCTGATCACTCCGGTATTGCTGTTGCGAATGCTGATGTCACGGCTTTCGCCCGCCGCTGCCGTCACCAGGCCAACGTCCAGCGCCCACAGCGGCAACGCGCTGGACAGGTTGCCGCAATTCACGCTCCAGTCGATGGCGGCGTGATCACTGGCCAGTTGCGCCAGGGTGCTGACCAATCGCTCGCCGTCACGAGTCGCTTCCCAGTCGACGAAGAACACCTTGTTGCTGGTCGGCGCACCACGGCCCAGGCCGGTGATCTGACGATTGCCGGG encodes:
- a CDS encoding PrpF domain-containing protein; translated protein: MRMLQSAEFQPRLREGLLEFPVHHVRGGTSTGLVIWEPFAPADPVLREELLRHLMGVPLSGSQPGNRQITGLGRGAPTSNKVFFVDWEATRDGERLVSTLAQLASDHAAIDWSVNCGNLSSALPLWALDVGLVTAAAGESRDISIRNSNTGVISTGRIGRTAEGALVCASIPGVSGEFPSVDLFLHDPVGAKTGQLLPTGQAVEQIDGRAVSCVDVAVPMVITLASDFGKTAHEPLADLQNDQAFMADLRRVWVEAGLRMKLRRRDGELMTADELARSETQPKVCIVGPPQAGGNISVRYFTPQALHASMAVSGGCCLAAAALIPGSVAWQVATGLAAPSGEFADIEVAIENPAGVLATTVVARERDGKLQVSSAAYRRTAQVLLRGHVPLYRASPGLVEALLPLTQR